Part of the Chitinophagaceae bacterium genome, AAACGTTCTATGATAGTTTTAAAACTATTATCATAATCTAAACGGTATTTTATGGCATTCATTTTTACAGGTTCTTTCTCTTTAAAAAAGAATTTTCGTGGCGGACTCACAGTTCAAATTTAAAATACATTTTTTGAATATATTTTTTTGCGTAAGGTGAGTAATTAAGTATAATTTGCTTGAATCGGTAAAATATAATGTTTTTTGATTATTTTGATAATCAAAGTATTATAATGGTAAAAAAACAATAAAAATGACATTATTTATTGTGAGAATATGTATATTTTCATTTTTTATGTGAAAATAATAGATAATATTATATTTTTGTTTTTTTTATTCCCATCTTATGCAATGGAACGAAAATAAATACCATATATATTTTTGCATTACCTATCTATATAAATATAGTATATAAACAAGTATATTTTGAAAATGATTGATGTAACAAATTATATCATTTAAATGTAGGTATTTATTAAATTTTATATAATAATAAAACAACTCATAAAATAATACTATGATTCGACTTACTCCCACCATAAAAAAACTGCTCACTATAAATGTAGCATGTTATGGAATAGGGCTTTTATTACAACTTCTTTATAACTTTGGGTTCCTCATCAATCCTAAAGATATATCTTCTTTCTTTGCTCTGCACCATTTTAATTCTTTAGAATTTCACTATCACCAATTACTCACGTATATGTTTTTTCACGGAGGGGTGCTTCATATTCTCAGTAATATGTTAGGGCTTGTTATGTTTGGTGTTTTTTTAGAGCGTGTTTGGGAAGGGAAGAGATTTCTTTTTTTCTACTTAGCAACAGGAGTAGGGGCTGGTATAATATATATCTTTTATACCTATATACTTACTTATCAAATGAATGAAGATGCCAAATCGTATATGATTAACCCTACTCCCGACAGGTTTGAACTGTTTGTTGGCAATTATTTGGATACTAAAAAATATACTCTCAGAGATGGAAAACAAGACGATTTGTTTGCGGAGTTCCATAAAGACCCTACCAATAAAGACCTCATCTATAGCACACAAAGTATAGTAATAGACATTGTGAAAAAGAATGAAAGTATGCAAGTAATAGGGGCTTCAGGTGCTGTTTTTGCAATATTAGTAGCATTTGCTCTCTTATTCCCTAATTTTGAAATCCAACTCCTTATCCCTCCTATATTAGTAAAAGCAAAATATTTAGTCCTATTTTATATAGTATATGAAATCTTTTGTGAATACTCTACTATGGTAAATGACAATGTAGCCCACTCTGTACATCTCGGCGGTGCTTTTATTGGCTTTTGTATTATTAAGTATTGGCAAAAATATTCTAAAAACTTCTATTAAAAAAATGAAAATCTCTCTCAAAATATCCATATTACTACTCCTCTCTTTTGTCATCTATTCTTGCATAACCGTTGAAGAAACTATACCCTTTGACTATGCGGCACAGTATAAGTTAGATAGCATTGCAATAGACAAATACATCGCAGATAAGAATTTGAAAAATATAATTATTACCAGCTCCGGCCTGCGGTACCAAAAAATAGATACCATACCCAAATCTCAAAAACCCAAATACGGAGACATCATATCTGTTCACTATACACTTACATTACTGAATGATAGCGTGGTAGAAACATCACGAAAAAGTGATGCCATTTTATATGGAAAATATGACACTACGGTTCTCTACCTTCCATTAGTCACTAACTACGGTATCAATGCATTAGTAAGTGGTTTTACAGAAGGATTAACGTATATGGGAAAAGGAGATCATTTTTTATTCCTTATACCTTCTAAACTGGGATATGGGAATATTAATTCTTCTCCTATTACAGCCAATTCTGTTCTCATATATGATGTCTCAAACGTAAATATCCGATGAAAAGGATTTGCCTCGCTACCAATAACCATCATAAAATACAGGAAATAAAATCTATACTCAAAGATACAGTAGAATTTATTTCTCTTGCAGAAATCGGATGTAAAGAAGAACTCCCTGAAACCCAAAATACTATCCCTGGCAACTCCTTAGAGAAAGCTCTGTATGTTGCACAGAAATATAATATATATGTTCTTGCTGATGATAGTGGACTTATAGTCCATTCCCTTAATGGAGAACCAGGTGTCTCTTCTGCTATGTATGGTGGACTCCCCCGAAATGAAAAAAATAATAAAAATCTTTTGTTAGAGAAAATGAAATATATTACCCATCGAGAATGTTATTTTCTCACCGTTCTCACATTGATATATCACAAAAAGATATTTCAATTTGATGGAAAGATATATGGGAGTATTGCTTTTGAAGAGCGAGGGAGCAATGGTTTTGGGTATGATTCCCTTTTTATTCCCAAAAATCATATACAAACTTTTGCGGAAATGTCTGCGGAAGAGAAAAATAAAATGAGCCATAGGTCTATCGCTCTTCATCATTTTTGTAATTTCTTGCTTCATCATTAGTTTTCACAAAAAATTCTTATAATCTAAAAAAAGAGAGCCACTTTTTAGAGATGCTCTCTTTTTTATTTATAATACCCATTGCTAAAAACTACACCCCACAGAACCTACTGTATCGGATGGAGTAGAAGTATACATTATATACCCACGACCTCCCGATGCTTACTATCAGGAATATTAAGTATACCTCTTATAATTATACACACCCGTGCCATTATTATTCCATAGAAATCGTATCCCATAATGAAAATAATTACATCTATCTTTTACTTCATTCATTTTTAGTCCTTTTGATACTTCATTCTGTTTTCTTCATTAAAACTTATAGGTAAAACCATACGTTGTCTTCTGTGTTTTCCACCTCTGTAAAATACATCCCATTCAGGTATAGATTTTATGACTCTTAATGTTTCATTATTATAAGCTTCATTAAATCCTTTCACTATTTCCAAACTGTCAATTATTCCTTGTTCGTTTGCTGAAAATTGAATAAAAACCGTAACGGTCTTGTCTGTTTTTGGAAGTAATTCCCATTTTATGTTTGAATATATAAAATGAAACAGTGTTTTGAAGTTACCATATATTGATTTTCTTGATTTTTTATTATTGTAAATCGTATTTCCATTTATTAATTTTCCATTAACAATTTCATAAATAACTTCTTTTTCGTAAAGTGATTCGTAACCTGAATGAACATAGTAAAGTTGTTTTCCTTGTGGTGATAGAATTTCTCCTGTCACCCAATCTGCTTTAACTTTTCCATTTAAAAACTTCTCACCAAATAGTGTCTTTAAATCCGCTTTAACTTTGTCGTGATAATAGTCACAACTATAAATGGATGTCAAGTATAGTTGATTATCAATTATTGTCCACTCGGCTTGATACATTCTATAACAAGCCGTATTCCAATAACTTTTTTTGTCTCCAAACAGTTTATCTCTTAAAGAATCAATATTCGCTAATTGTTCTAATGGGGTTGAAAAGATCATAAACGTATCACCTTTGTAAATGAGTATATCTGAAATTTGAGCAGTTCCAAAAACTTTGAAATTAAAAGCTGCCAAGGTCAGGAGTGTCAATATATAAATTCTAATTTTCAATGCTATTCGTCTTTTAAGCATAGCACCAACTAGCAAATATCCCCATTTCCAAACGTTTTTATTCTTTCGTAAATTCAATGGAGGACCATAATAGCTCTCTACTTTTTTTAAAGTAACCTTAGGTGGGTATGAGGCTCCTAAGGTTACGAGTAAAAAAAATAGTAATTGAGTTCTGTATATTCTTATATATGAGTTCATCTTACTATTTTATTGGGGTTATGGTTATCTAATACTATTCTTGCAATACATATATCAAAGCACACGTTGTTTATTCAGGCATTAAGCAGAAATTTTAAGAGATAAATAAAGATGCGGGAATGTATGGGGTTATTTGTTTTTTTTGAGGGAGATTATCAACCCTGTTATGAGGATAAACACGCCTAACCACATTATATTTATGAATGGTTTTTCTACTACTTCGAGTATTATCCATTCTTTTTGAGCAGTATTTATACCGATGGAGAAGCTATTTTTTTCGGGATATATATTGAGTATGGTAATTTTAGCGGCGATGTCTTTTACTTCGTAGGGTATCCTGCCGATGAGTTTATCTTTGATGAGAAACATTGGTTCTGCTACAAATGTTTGATTGTTCCCCGAGATAGCAATATGAAATTTGACAGCAATATCTTCATTGCTGAGTTCGGGGTGGGGTATGGTTTCTATTGTTTCTACTCTTGCCACAAAGTCGTTGACAAAAAAATTTTCTTTCATTCGGACTTCTATTTCTTCCATATCACTCCATTTTGCTTCTGCCTTTGGGTCGGGGAAGGTGCGAACATGGGAGTAAATATCTTTATTCCAATTGCTCTGTATATCGGGAGAATATATAATAGTTTCCTTTGCCTCATCCATATATACCTGTGGGTAGAGCGTAAAGGTATCTAAATTTTCAGGTATATATTCTATTTCAAAATAGGTGAGATGTGGGTTTTGTATGGTTACCGTATCCATTTTTTTATAGAATATTTGGTTGTTTTTTTGCAGCGTTCTTTTGGTTGTCCATAATAGAGCATCGTCAGTAGGTTCTAAATCATAGACATTCACCAAGAAAGGTAGATTTTTTACCTCTTTTCTCATTCCTTTATAGATGAGGGAGTATCCATTTATAGCGGTAGGTTGGTGTTGAAAAAGGAGTATATTATTGGTATTTATTTCATCAGGAAAGTCCTTGCTCCAAATTCTGCCCGTGTTGTTCAGAGAAACCATTTGAGAATAGCCCGATGAACATAAAATTCCTAAGAGAATACAGGCAATTCCGATATGAGAGACAGCACCTGCATTTATTGTATTTGTTTTTTTGGCAAAAGAAAGGATAATCCAAATATGCACTACAAAAGAATATATACAGGCAATAAGCACAAATATATAAGAGGCATCTGTTATGCGAGCAATGATTATAAAGAGAGAGGAGAGCAGGAGAGTAAGAACGAGTGGGGGAATGAGGATGTTGTTTTTAGAAGCATAGTTTTTTTTATACCAAAAGAATTGAGTTGTTCCTGCCAAAAGAACCATTATAGGGGTTAAAATAATTTGAAATTGAGTATAAAATTGTATTGGGTTCACAGGCGGGGCAATTTTTGAGGGTATTCCAAAGGATTCTAAAAGAGCATTATACACGGGGATAGAAGTAGGAATAAAAACTTGAAAAGCCATAAAACAAAGGACTGTTACTCCCAAGAACATCCAAAAATCACCCGAATATTTTTGTTTTTCTTCTTTATCAGCGGGAATATATTTCCATTCTTTTCCAAGAAGTACCGCCGAAATAAGGGTAAAAAAGAGCAGATAGAGTAGTAATTGTCCCGAAAGCCCCAAGTCAGTAAAAGAATGTACGGAAGAATCGCCTAATATTCCCGACCTTGTTAAAAAGGTAGAGTAGAGAATCAATAAAAAAGTTGCTATCACTAATATAAAAGCAAGAAGGAGAGCTTTTTTATGTGTTCTAAAAAGAATAAGAGCATGCAAAGAAGCAACTAATACCAACCAAGGAATATATACTGCATTTTCTACAGGGTCCCAATTCCAATATCCACCAAAATTGAGGGTTTCATATGCCCAATAAGCTCCCATAAGTATCCCCACTCCCAGA contains:
- a CDS encoding rhomboid family intramembrane serine protease — protein: MIRLTPTIKKLLTINVACYGIGLLLQLLYNFGFLINPKDISSFFALHHFNSLEFHYHQLLTYMFFHGGVLHILSNMLGLVMFGVFLERVWEGKRFLFFYLATGVGAGIIYIFYTYILTYQMNEDAKSYMINPTPDRFELFVGNYLDTKKYTLRDGKQDDLFAEFHKDPTNKDLIYSTQSIVIDIVKKNESMQVIGASGAVFAILVAFALLFPNFEIQLLIPPILVKAKYLVLFYIVYEIFCEYSTMVNDNVAHSVHLGGAFIGFCIIKYWQKYSKNFY
- the ccsA gene encoding cytochrome c biogenesis protein CcsA, with product MLRTFIGNLGHLFVIISFITALFSAIFYANAQKDAKTESYIPNMWKLAGRYTFFIHFISIIGVIVCLFSIITNHYFEYHYAWGHSSLSLPVYYQISCFWEGQEGSFLLWIFWNAILFLCIALKKNLVWESPLMMFFGFIQSFLVSMILGVVVFDVKIGSSPFILLRDALDIPIFQINPDFIPSDGRGLNPLLQNYWMVIHPPTLFLGFASTVVPFVYALAGLYKKKYTEWVKPAIFWSIFSTLILGVGILMGAYWAYETLNFGGYWNWDPVENAVYIPWLVLVASLHALILFRTHKKALLLAFILVIATFLLILYSTFLTRSGILGDSSVHSFTDLGLSGQLLLYLLFFTLISAVLLGKEWKYIPADKEEKQKYSGDFWMFLGVTVLCFMAFQVFIPTSIPVYNALLESFGIPSKIAPPVNPIQFYTQFQIILTPIMVLLAGTTQFFWYKKNYASKNNILIPPLVLTLLLSSLFIIIARITDASYIFVLIACIYSFVVHIWIILSFAKKTNTINAGAVSHIGIACILLGILCSSGYSQMVSLNNTGRIWSKDFPDEINTNNILLFQHQPTAINGYSLIYKGMRKEVKNLPFLVNVYDLEPTDDALLWTTKRTLQKNNQIFYKKMDTVTIQNPHLTYFEIEYIPENLDTFTLYPQVYMDEAKETIIYSPDIQSNWNKDIYSHVRTFPDPKAEAKWSDMEEIEVRMKENFFVNDFVARVETIETIPHPELSNEDIAVKFHIAISGNNQTFVAEPMFLIKDKLIGRIPYEVKDIAAKITILNIYPEKNSFSIGINTAQKEWIILEVVEKPFINIMWLGVFILITGLIISLKKNK
- the rdgB gene encoding RdgB/HAM1 family non-canonical purine NTP pyrophosphatase; amino-acid sequence: MKRICLATNNHHKIQEIKSILKDTVEFISLAEIGCKEELPETQNTIPGNSLEKALYVAQKYNIYVLADDSGLIVHSLNGEPGVSSAMYGGLPRNEKNNKNLLLEKMKYITHRECYFLTVLTLIYHKKIFQFDGKIYGSIAFEERGSNGFGYDSLFIPKNHIQTFAEMSAEEKNKMSHRSIALHHFCNFLLHH
- a CDS encoding FKBP-type peptidyl-prolyl cis-trans isomerase, which gives rise to MKISLKISILLLLSFVIYSCITVEETIPFDYAAQYKLDSIAIDKYIADKNLKNIIITSSGLRYQKIDTIPKSQKPKYGDIISVHYTLTLLNDSVVETSRKSDAILYGKYDTTVLYLPLVTNYGINALVSGFTEGLTYMGKGDHFLFLIPSKLGYGNINSSPITANSVLIYDVSNVNIR